The following proteins come from a genomic window of Nicotiana tomentosiformis chromosome 12, ASM39032v3, whole genome shotgun sequence:
- the LOC104114282 gene encoding LOW QUALITY PROTEIN: rop guanine nucleotide exchange factor 14-like (The sequence of the model RefSeq protein was modified relative to this genomic sequence to represent the inferred CDS: deleted 1 base in 1 codon; substituted 1 base at 1 genomic stop codon), which translates to MVIMRQTLACCTRNREFSIDFTEQERITTYDGLESCIRNCQSYDNESATSRGDGGVTDSLNDDDSSSSSSNNAFESFSSQWTTRKSDDQGSYDNGNFYVKDKPAYTTQFSDVETMKDKFAKLLLGEDVTGGSKGVSTALALSNAITNLAASVFGELWKLEPLAEERKRKWQREMDWLLSPTKHMIELVPTKQNGSNGQRLEIMTPKARADIHINLPALQKLDSMLLGMLDSMVNTEFWYTEVSSRAEEKGTRWCLPSPKVPISGLSDTEIKKLLNQGKLAGQIFKAAKAINENILAEMPVPKVIKDALPKSGRESLGEDLYRILTAESTSAEEMFNSLNLRSENSALESVNRLEGAILAWKERITDQASGKSPVRRSWSLVKDPISELDKLEVLLSQAEALLQQLKIKYPNLPQTFLNVTKIQYCTDIGHLILEAYSRVLLNLAYSILIRIGEVLQVDISSNPNSPAAADYFPGTRIPDYXSPIASRLRHSLIDQMNRVDGHFGDSSNSNASIEFAKQLISSVNSNLKSSLVHWQGSL; encoded by the exons GAATTACAACATATGATGGCCTCGAGAGCTGCATACGGAACTGTCAGTCCTATGACAATGAAAGCGCGACTAGTAGAGGTGATGGGGGTGTTACAGATTCCTTAAATGATGATGACTCAAGCAGCTCTTCCAGCAACAATGCTTTTGAATCATTCTCCTCTCAATGGACAACGAGGAAGAGCGACGATCAGGGATCGTATGACAATGGGAATTTCTATGTGAAAGACAAACCTGCTTACACAACCCAATTTTCAGATGTGGAGACAATGAAAGACAAATTTGCAAAATTGCTGCTTGGTGAGGATGTGACGGGAGGAAGCAAGGGAGTTTCGACTGCATTAGCATTGTCCAATGCCATTACAAATCTTGCAG CATCTGTGTTTGGAGAGCTGTGGAAATTGGAGCCACTTGCAGAGGAAAGGAAGAGGAAATGGCAAAGGGAAATGGATTGGCTGCTCTCACCTACCAAACATATGATTGAGTTGGTTCCTACAAAACAAAATGGTTCTAATGGCCAGAGATTGGAG ATAATGACACCAAAAGCTCGTGCAGACATCCATATAAATCTTCCAGCACTTCAGAAATTGGATTCCATGCTTCTT GGAATGCTGGATTCAATGGTTAATACTGAGTTTTGGTATACGGAAGTGAGTAGCCGAGCAGAAGAAAAGGGCACAAGGTGGTGCCTTCCTTCACCCAAGGTACCCATCTCTGGGCTCTCTGACActgaaataaagaaattgctGAATCAGGGAAAGTTGGCCGGTCAAATATTCAAGGCAGCAAAAGCTATTAATGAAAACATCTTAGCTGAAATGCCGGTTCCAAAAGTTATCAAGGATGCACTTCCAAAG TCTGGCAGAGAAAGCCTCGGCGAGGACCTTTATAGAATCCTGACTGCAGAATCAACCTCTGCTGAGGAAATGTTCAATTCCTTGAACTTGAGATCTGAAAACAGTGCACTTGAATCTGTTAACAGGTTAGAAGGAGCAATTCTTGCATGGAAAGAAAGAATAACTGATCAAGCTAGTGGAAAGTCTCCAGTTCGAAGATCTTGGTCTTTAGTAAAAGATCCTATATCTGAGCTAGACAAATTGGAGGTCTTATTGAGCCAAGCAGAAGCTCTTCTGCAGCAGCTCAAAATTAAATATCCTAACCTTCCTCAGACATTCCTCAATGTCACAAAAATCCAGTATTGCACG GACATTGGGCATTTAATTCTGGAAGCATACTCTCGGGTTCTCTTAAACTTAGCGTACAGCATTCTGATCAGGATAGGAGAAGTTTTGCAAGTAGATATCTCGAGCAACCCCAATTCACCAGCAGCTGCTGACTACTTTCCTGGTACAAGAATCCCT GATTATTAGAGTCCTATAGCTAGTCGATTGAGGCACTCGTTGATTGATCAGATGAATCGAGTTGATGGACATTTTGGTGACTCCTCTAATAGCAATGCTTCTATTGAGTTTGCAAAACAATTGATAAGTTCGGTAAATTCCAACCTGAAGTCCAGTTTGGTGCACTGGCAGGGTAGTTTATAG